Proteins encoded in a region of the Streptomyces sp. NBC_00258 genome:
- a CDS encoding peptidoglycan-binding domain-containing protein, with product MTSDPNKFTLHQSHRSPVLQELGQSARKSEGGAELINIRSGRAKSATATGALLAGLLGSVLAGAPSATAAAADSPCSYGGYVYNKVTNPTSYKYIPYVTGDWSNCWLDRGMSNTAVRALQKNLNSCYGYKLATDGVFGALTESALTSVQRKVGVAADGEYGPNTRDAMAWANYSVETGARISCN from the coding sequence GTGACCAGTGATCCCAATAAGTTCACGCTGCATCAGTCGCACCGCAGCCCCGTCCTGCAGGAACTCGGGCAATCCGCCCGAAAATCGGAAGGTGGAGCAGAATTGATCAACATCCGAAGCGGGCGCGCCAAGTCGGCTACGGCCACGGGGGCCCTTCTGGCCGGCCTCCTCGGCAGCGTTCTCGCCGGCGCGCCGTCCGCGACCGCGGCCGCGGCTGACTCCCCTTGCAGCTACGGGGGTTACGTTTACAACAAAGTCACAAACCCCACCTCTTACAAGTACATCCCCTACGTCACCGGCGATTGGTCCAATTGCTGGCTGGACCGGGGGATGAGCAACACGGCAGTCCGCGCCCTTCAGAAGAACCTCAATTCCTGCTATGGATACAAGCTGGCAACGGATGGGGTCTTCGGAGCCCTCACCGAGTCGGCGCTCACCTCCGTGCAGAGGAAGGTGGGTGTCGCGGCGGACGGCGAGTACGGCCCCAATACGCGGGACGCGATGGCGTGGGCGAACTACAGCGTGGAAACCGGGGCGCGGATCAGCTGCAACTGA
- a CDS encoding DUF4333 domain-containing protein: MQHTRGSKRIATAAALGALAVLLATGCSFSIGDAQKKNEATASESAAAVDEQPTAEEQPVGDDPAEPGNAGVSEDGAVHKARVAQTISDKLAADTGKRPDRVTCPEHLPARVGATIRCKLTAGSDTLGVTVTATSVNGKQVNYNFKVDDSVR, encoded by the coding sequence ATGCAGCACACGAGGGGTAGCAAGAGGATTGCGACCGCGGCGGCACTGGGCGCACTGGCGGTGCTTCTCGCCACCGGATGCTCCTTCAGCATTGGCGACGCGCAGAAGAAGAATGAGGCGACGGCCAGCGAGAGCGCGGCCGCTGTCGACGAGCAACCGACGGCCGAGGAGCAGCCGGTCGGTGACGATCCCGCGGAGCCCGGGAACGCGGGCGTCAGCGAGGACGGTGCCGTCCACAAGGCCCGAGTCGCGCAGACGATCTCCGACAAGCTCGCCGCGGACACCGGCAAGCGTCCCGACCGGGTCACCTGCCCTGAGCACCTCCCGGCCCGGGTCGGCGCCACGATTCGCTGCAAGCTCACTGCCGGCAGCGACACCCTCGGTGTCACCGTCACCGCCACCTCGGTCAACGGCAAACAGGTCAATTACAACTTCAAGGTCGACGACAGCGTCAGGTGA